Genomic window (Leptotrichia sp. oral taxon 212):
ATTACTATTAGTTCTAATAGTGATGAAAGATCCTTCATTTTTAAGCTTATTAAATATACAGAATATTCTTACACAGTCATCAGTAAGAATAATAATAGCACTTGGAGTTGCAGGACTTATAGTAACTCAGGGAACAGACCTGTCAGTAGGGAGACAAGTTGGTATGGCGGCACTTGTATCAGCGACATTACTTCAGGCCATGACAAATGTAAATAAAGTTTTTAAGGGATTACCAACATTACCTATACCTGCAGTTCTGCTTCTTGTAGTAGTTATTGGTGCTTTGATAGGTCTAATAACAGGACTTATAGTTGCAAAATTGAATGTAGTACCTTTTGTTGCAACAATGGGAACAATGGTAATAGTTTACGGAATAAACTCATTGTATTTTGACTTTGTAGGAGCATCACCGGTAGCGGGGTTTGATAGAAAATATTCACAGGTGGCTCAGGGAGCATTATTTCAGATTGGACAGTTAAGACTGTCATACCTTATAATATATGCTGTAATTGCAATTGTGCTTATGTGGATATTATGGAATAAGACAGTATTTGGTAAAAATCTGTTTGCTGTAGGAGGAAATCCTGAAGCGGCAAGAGTATCAGGAGTAAATGTTGCAAAGACAATATTATTAGTATATATGTTATCAGGAGTAATGTATGCAATAGGAGGATTTCTTGAAGCGGCACGTATAGGATCTGCAACAAATAACCTTGGATTTATGTATGAAATGGATGCCATTGCGGCCTGTGTCGTTGGAGGAGTTTCATTCAGCGGAGGAGTAGGTAAAATATCAGGAGTAGTTGCCGGAGTTATAATATTTACATTAATCAACTATGGACTTACTTATATAGGAATAAGCCCTTACTGGCAATATATTATAAAAGGTATTATCATAATAACTGCAGTTGCGATAGATGTACTGAAATATAGAAAAAATAAATAGAAACATCATATCTGCTTTATATATTGATTAAAAAGGATAAAAGGTTTTATTTAAAAATTTTTTATCCTTTTTTCTTTTATAGCTTTAGAAAATTAAAAAAAAAGGATAATTTTAAAATTGTGTAAAAATACTGTATTATCTAAAATACAATAGTTTTTAAAGTTTTTAAGTAACAACTTATGGTTGTTTTTTTGAATTTAATTTGATATACTATATAAAAACTAATGTTAAATTAGGAGGAAAAAATGGAAAAGCAAATATTAGAAGTCAGGTGAAAGAGAAGAAATATAAAAGAGTATCGAATAATTGTGACATATCTTAATAAGAATGTTGAAAGACAATTAAGAGAAAATAGATGAAAATAGTTTGACTTAAAATAATTTTGCACAAAGTAACAAGAAAAGATAGGCATTAAAATATATTATTTGTACATAAAAGCGATTAATAAAAATAAAATTTTATAGATGAGGAGAAAGGATGACTAATAATTTAAAGAAAATCGAAAAAGATTTAAGATCGTTAGCAAAAAGATGTAAGGATATCCGTTATACAAAAGGACTGCTCCTTAGTTTTTTAATGATGGGATTGTTGTCGTTTTCAGAAGGTTTAACATCCCCTGGAGTGAAAAATGCTGAAAACTCAATAAATCAGGCAAGAAAAGAATTGAACACTTCAATCAGCGACATGAAGGCACTTTTTAGGGAAGCTAAAAGAGAAAATGACAAGCTTCTAAAAGGATCGAATCTGGAACTGATTCAATTAATGGAACAGGGAGATCAGGTTGTAAAATCTCCATGGAGTTCATGGCAGTATGGAATGAACTATTTTTACAGTAACTGGAGAGGAACATATAAAGGAAAAGGAGATAAAAAGGAAAAATATCCTTATGAGGGAATATATAGAAGAAGTGATGATTTATTCCTGAGATCAATCTCTCCTAACAGTAGAAACTATAGCAGATATGTGGCATCAGTACATGATGATCCGTTCCATTCGGCAACTACATCAACAACAGGACTGGGAAATGCATCATGGGGGATAGAATCATCAGTATTTGATCAGGAGCCGGTAACTACATTGAACCTGCTTGCAACAGTAAGACCTAAGGAAATAAATAAACAGGCACCTGTAGTAAATCTTGGAACTATAGAAGGACCGGAGGAAATAAGTTTCAGTATTACTCCGCCTGAAGTTTCTCCAGGAAATCCTGAAATAAAAGACATAAGATTTGATGCACCAAACCCTGTTTCTCAGGAAAAACCAAATTATACAGGATTCAGCATGAAAATAGAGAAATTTCATGATGGGATAGCTGGTTCAACTGCTGCCAACGGTTATGTGGAAGGTCAACAGGTGACGTTAACAAATGGACAAACTACAAGCAGTCAGATAAATACTACTGCAGTGTCATTTATAGATAATGTAGCTGCAGGAGTTGCAACACCTAATAACCCTAATTTTGTGAGAAGTACAGGAAGAGTAGCTGTAATGACAGGACAGGCAACGGGTGGAGGAAAACCTTTTAAAGTACACTTTGATGTAAACAGTAATGGAGAGGTAACTGTAAATCAAAATTTAGTAGTAGATTCATCAGGATATAGAATAGATGAAGGAAATGGAAATGTAATTTCAGGAGCATATACTTCAACTGCAACGGCAGCGGCAGGGAAAGCGGCGCCAACACAAAGAGCCTTTTTAGAAGGTGGTTCAAGAATAGGTTCATTAAATACAGATGTTGGGAAAATAACAAATACTAGTCATGTAAGTTTGGCTGGACCGTTAGTTGCAGGGCTGGAAATACAAAGTCATGGAGGAAGTGGAACGAGGGAAGTAATAAATTCAGGAACTATATCAGATACTGTTGAAAATACTTCATATAGAGGAGCATATGGATTAGGTGGACTGATGGTTCCTATAAATGTAGGTGGGGTACTTTATAAGCCAGGAACAACTCAAGTTTATGATGATGCAGACAACACAGTTACCATACCTTTTACAGCTAATTCTGAAATAGCAGGAGTGAAAATAACAAGAACTTCTGATGTGGGAGAGTTTGTAAGAGATAACAATGGAAATGTAACAGGTATAAAAATAACTAACTATTCAGGAGGATATACAGGATATAAGATAGGTCTTATATTTACTGCTGATAAAATTGGAACAGGTACTAATAACTTGACAAATGATGGAACTATAGAATTTCATGGACATCATTCGATAGGAATACAGGTGGATGCTGATAACTCTTCAAGTGCTGTAGTTAATGCGGTAAATAATTCTGGTAAAAATATAACATTACATGGAGGAAACAGTATCGGAATGAAACTGTCTTCTTTAGTTGCTAATACAAGTAAAGTTGAAAATAGCGGAACAATATCATTGGGCGGAGGAAGCAGTGCAGGTATAGCAGTTCTTGAAGAAACTGGAAGTGCTATAAGAGCATACACTAATAATGTTAAAAATACCGGTACAGGAATTATAAATGTAAATGCCGGTGAAAGTATAGGAATGTATCTGAAATTAGGAGAAGCAGATAAGATAATAAATGATGGTACTATAAATGTAAATGCCGGTTCAAGTGTGGGAATGAGAGTAGATAGAGGGACTCTTGCTTCGGGTGGAAATCCTATAGCTGATAACAATAAAGATATAAAGGTAACAGCAGGGTCAGGAAGTATGGGAATGGTTGCATTAGGTAATGGAACAGCAGGAACAGCAACAGCTAATAATAAATCCGGAGCAAAAATTACTTTAGCAGGTACTAAAAATGTAGGAATGCATGCTGAAAATGGTGGAATAATAGATAATGTTTCATCAATAACAGGTACAGGCACAACTTTAATAGGAATGCAGATTTATGATAATAAATCTGAAGGAAAACATTCAGGAGACATAACTTTAACAGGTGCAGGTTCTACAGGAGTGTATAATAAAGATGGTGGTAAATTTACCATGACTGGTGGAAGTATCACAACAAGTGGAGGAAATACTACAGGAGTTTTCTCAAATAGTGGAACAAATACAACTATTGAAAAAGGAAATATAAAATCTACAGGTGGCGGAGCAACTTTATATGCGGCAAATGCCGGGACAAAAATAAACTTAGGTAAAATAGGAGGAGCAGCTACAGATGTTACTTTAACAGCCGGAAATAAATCTGTTTTATTCTATCATAATGATGATAATGACAAAGATGGAACTAGAAAAGGAGAGTTTAATCTTGTTAACAATATTACTGCAACAGTAGAATCAGGCGGTGTAGCATTTGGATTTAAAGAAGTTCAGAGTGCTACAGATTTATCAAATGCTATTAAAAATATGTTTGGTGGAGGATCATCGTTTACTAGTAAAGTTAACTTAACTATAAATAACGGAGGAGCATTGTTCTCAGTGCAGAACAGCAATCCGGCTTCACCGGCCGCAGCAATAAAACTTAGTGAAATGGTAACACTAAGTTCAGGAAATGACCCAGCTTCACCTTTAAATATAACAAATGGTAATTTCAAAATAATGACTATGAGAAATGGACATCTTGAAGTAGATCAGGATGTGACTCTTGACAGTGGAAGTGCATATGACAGAGTTGATTTTGTATCTTCGAGTGTAACAGTTGACTCAGGAAAAACAATAACAGGTTCAAATGCTTTAGGAAGAACTGCAATTGGTCAGAGAAATGACGGAACAAATAATGCTTCAATGGTAGTTACAAATAAAGGAACTATTGCAATGCAAAATGGACCTAGTGGAAATTTAAGCTCAACAGCTATAGCAGTTGAAACAGGAAAAGTTTTAAATGATACCGGAAGTAAAATTCAAATGACCGGAGAAAAAGCTGTAGGAATATACGGTGCAACAGATTCTGACATTACAAATAAGGGAGATATTGAAATTGCTACAAAAGGTACTGGTATCGTAGGAGCAAATTCCCTTGTAAAAACAACAGCGGCTAATCAGAATATTACTATACTGAATGATGGTAAGATAACAGGAACGGCAGGAGAAAAGGTAATAGGAATATATGCAAATAACACTCATGCAACAGCAGTATCAAAAATAAAAAATGATACTAATGGAAATATTGATTTAACTGCCGCAAAAGGAAGTTTAGGAATATATGCTGGAAAATCTGATCTGGAATCTAAAGGAAATATAAAAGTCGGAGATGAAAGTGCCGGAATAAATGCAGTTAATACTAAAACAGTAATTTCAGGAGGAAATGTTGAAGTAGGTACAAAATCTATAGGATTTATTTTAGAAGGTATCGGAAAGACATCAACAACTACTTTTGATGGACAGGCTGCAGGAACATTAAAAATAAATGGACAGAATTCATTAGGATATTATCTTGTAAATGCAGATGCAAATACTGCTACAAACTTTAAGGATAATCTTGTATTCAATCCAGGAAACAATAAATATACTTATATTTACATAAAAGGAAACAGTGCAACAGACAGAAGTAAACTTGTTTACAATCAGGCAGGAAAAACTATAGACACAGACGGTTCTGTATTTATATTTGGTAAAGATTCTGATATAAAACTGGATACGGCATTTACGTTGACAAGTACAAAAAATAAGGTTGTAGCTGCATATCTGAAAGATTCAGGAACTTTAACAAATGAAGGTTCAATAGATCTTTCAGGTGACAAGTCGGTTGCATTATATGGAGAAGCCGGTGGAGCTATTGTAAATAACAAGGACATAAAAATAGGAACAAACAGTGTTGGAATTTACAACAAAGGAGCTTCTACAGGAGAAAACGGTGCTGCCGGAACAATAACTCTTGATGGAGATTATGGAATAGGAATGCGTTCTGACAATGCTACTGGAAATACTGAAAACAAGGGTAAAATAGAAAGCTCAAAATTAAGAGCAGTTGGAATGTCTTCAAGTAATGGTTCAAATGCCATGACAAATACTGGAACTATAGATTTTTCAGGACAGGAATCAATAGGAATGCACACTGATAATCTTGGAACAGCAGGACATGCAGTAACAAACAATGGAACAATAACTCTTGTTGATGCAAATGATGAAACAAAACCTAACATCGGTATATATTCAGAGCATTCAAACGATGTAATAGTAAATAATGGAAAAATTGAAGCAGGAAAAAATACTTTAGGAATTTATGGAAAAGCAGGTGGAAACATAACTCTTGGAAGCGCATCTGAAACAAAAGTTGGAGATAATGGGGTTTCAGTGTTTACAACAGGAGGAAATGTTGACATTTTAAATGGTGCTAAAGTTGAAACAGGAGCAAACAATGGAGTAGGAGTATACTACTCAGGAAGCAATGGAACAATTACAAACAATACTGACAAAATTAAAATAGGAGACAATTCATTTGGATTTGTAATAAAAGGTGGAACAAATAATAAATTCTTCAGTAACAGCACAGGTACAGTACAACTTCCTGATAAATCAGTATATTTATACTCAGCTGATACTACAGGTACAGAAAATACTGTAATAAACCGTACTAATCTTGAAAGTACAGGTGGAGAACTTGCTTACGGAATCTATACTAATGGTGGAGGAGCAAATTACGGTAATATTAATATGACTCAAGGAAAGGGACATGTTGGAATTTACAGTTACTTACCTCATCCTACTGGAGCAATTCCTGCTACAGTGACACCTAACGTATTTAAAAACTATGGAAGAATAGACGTTTCAGCTTCAGACCTGACAGTAGCCACAGATCAGAAAAATGGAATTGGAATGGCAGCAGGATATGTAAAACAGAGAACAGAAGTTGAAAATGTACTTGATGCCAATGGAAATTTAGTAATAGATCCTGTTACAGGAAATCCTAAGACACAGACAAAAATATATAGAGATATAATAGGATTGGGAAATATTGAAAACCATGGAACAATATCAGTAACTACTCCTAACAGTATAGGAATGTATGCAGGAGGAAAAGGTTCAATAGCTAAGAACTATGGAAGAATTGAATTAAGTGGAACGGATTTGAATGTAGGTATGTTCCTTGAAGACGGAGCTGTAGGATATAACTATGGAACTATAACAACTGTAGGAACAGGAAATAGTGAACAGGTTGGGGTTGCAGTTCTGAGAGAAGCTACATTCCACAACTATGGAAAAGTAAATATTGATGCAGAAGATGGAATAGGAATAGCAATCGGTGGTAAACTGACTCTTGTAAACAGAGGAGAATTTACAATATCTGGTGATAGAAAAACTGCTAACATGAATAATGGTACAGGAACAGTAACAACTACAGGAGATGGATCAGTGGCAATCGCTACAATATCAGATGATTCAAAAATAATGGGAGTACTTCCTGTAAATCAGGTAGGAATAATACCTAAAGACGGAACATATGAAGCAGTAGTTACTTATAACGGAGTGGAAGTTCCAAATGTTCAGACAGTTGATGTAATACCTGACCTTGCACGTGGAAAAACTACTATCCAGACTGCACCTATAGGAATATATGTGGATACTACAGGAGTAAATGCTACAAGACCTATAAATAACTTAGGATTATTGTCTACAAGAGGTATAAAGTATGCAGATTTAATAATAGGTACTGAAGCTGCAGAGCAGACAAATGAAAAATATCTGAAATTAAGCAAAGATTTAATAGCACCTTATAATGACATGATTTTACAGGCTCAAAGACAAGGTCTTAGAAGATGGCAGATATATTCAAGTTCATTGACATGGATGGCTAAAGCAGTACAGAATAAAGATACTCAGGTAATAGAAAATCTATATCTGGTTAAAGTTCCTTACACTGTATGGGTAGGACAGCAGTCTACACCGATAAATTCATCTGATACATACAACTTTGCAGATGGACTTGACCAGAGATACGGTGTGGAAGCACTTGGATCAAGAGAAAGAAAATTATTTGAAAAACTTAATTCTATAGGAAATAACGAACACATACTGTTATCACAGGCATTTGATGAAATGATGGGACACCAGTATGGAAATACTCAACAGAGAATGCAGGCTACAGGAACTATTCTTGACAAGGAATTCACTCATTTGAAAAAAGAATGGGAAAATAAGTCAAAACAGTCCAATAAAATAAAAACATTTGGATCAAGAGGAGAGTATAAGACAGATACTGCAGGAATAATAGATTACACTAATAATGCTTATGGAGTAGCTTATGTTCATGAAGATGAAACTATAAAACTTGGAAACAGTTCAGGATGGTATGCAGGAGCAGTAACAAACAGATTCAAGCTGAAAGATATAGGAAAATCAAAAGAAGATACAACAATGCTGAAGCTTGGAGTATTTAAGACAATGTCGCCTTCTTCAGATCATAATGGAAACCTTCAATGGACAATATCAGGAGAAGGATATGCTTCTGTGAGTGATATGCATAGAAGATATCTGGTAGTTGATGAAATATTCGGTGCAAAATCAACATACTATACATATGGAGTGGCATTGAAAAACGAACTTGGATATAACATAAGAACGAGTGAAAGAACAAGCATAAGACCATATGGAAGTCTGAAACTAGAATATGGAAGATTCAATGGAATCAAGGAAAAAACTGGAGAAATCAGACTTGAAATTCAAAGTAACAACTATCACTCAATCAAACCTGAGGTTGGAATAGAATTTAAATATAAACAGCCAATGGCAGTAAAAACATCATTTGTAACTACATTAGGACTTGCTTATGAAAATGAACTTGGAAAAGTTGGAGATGTAAACAACAAAGGAAGAGTAAGATTTACAAATGCTGACTGGTTTGGTATAAGAGGGGAAAAGGATGATAGAAAAGGTAACTTTAAGGCAGACCTGAACCTTGGAATAGAAAATCAGAGAATAGGATTTACAGTAAATGCAGGTTATGATACAAAAGGTAAAAATATAAGAGGAGGAATAGGACTCAGAGCGATTTTCTAGTAACTGATAAAGATTAATAGTAAAATTCCTGAAGATTATTCACATAGTCAGATAATTTGAGTATTATACAGTAATAATATTAATGAAATAAAAAATGCAACGGTACTAAGAAAATGCATTCTTAGCCGTTGCATTTTTCTATTAAATCAGACTATATTCATTACTTTGAGCCTTTTTCATTTCAGTATACATTTCATAATAACGTTTTCTATTTTTCATAAGTTCTTCGTGAGTACCCATTTCTTCTATAATTCCATCAGACATAACAAGTATCTGATCATAATTTTTGATAGTATTAAGTTTATGGGCAATAGTAATTACAGTTTTATTTTTAATCAATTTATCTAATGATTTTCTTATTTCATGCTCATTGTCGGCATCGAGGGAAGCAGTGGCTTCATCAAGAAGGATAATGGGAGTGTCTTTCAGTAGTGCCCTTGCAATGGAAATTCTCTGTTTTTCACCGCCTGAAAGAGTAGAACCGCCTTCGCCTACAACAGTATCATAACTGTTTTCAAGTTCTGTTATAAATTCATGACAGCTTGCATCTTTTGCGGCTCTAACGACTTCTTCATGTGTTGCATCAGGTTTTCCAAGTTTTATGTTGTTTTCTATTGTATCATTTACAAGATAGACATCCTGAAAAATCATGCTTATATTTGTCAGAAGTTCTTCAGGATAAATTTTTGTTATATCTATTCCGTCAATGGAAATAGTTCCTGACTGACAGTCCCAGAATCTTGCAATAAGGTTTGTAACGGTAGTTTTTCCGGAACCTGATGAGCCTACAAGTGCGGTAGAGGTTCCCTGCTTTGCTTTAAAACTGATATTTTTTAATACAGGCTTATCTTTTTCATAAGAAAAACTGACATTTTCAAACTTTATGTCATAGTTTTTAAATGGCATGACTTTAAATTCATAGGAAATTTCCTTTTCATTATATACATTAATAAGTTTGTCAGTTGCAAGTTTCATATACTGAAAAAATACATACTGTCCTGAAAATGCCTTCAGAATGTTTGAAAGTGAAAGTCCTATTATGATGTATGAAAAGAACATTATTTTATTTATAGAGCCGCTTATGAAAAACTGTGTTGATGCCAGAAGAAGCAGTGCAAAGGAAATATCAACAGTCAGCTGAAAAATAAGAATATATGGAGCTAGAGCAATTTCAGTATTAATACTTTCTTTTTTAAGCTCATTGAAACTGTCCTTGAGTCTTTTAAATTTTTTTCCTGCAAGATTATAGGATTTAAAAAGTTCCATTCCAGAAATATATTCGACCATACGTGAAACTACATTGTCCATTGTGTGTTTTTTCTTAAGTGCTATCTTTGAACTTTTTTTCATTCCAAGAACAATAAAAATGGCACCTGCTGCAGCTATGATAACCTG
Coding sequences:
- the mglC gene encoding galactose/methyl galactoside ABC transporter permease MglC, with amino-acid sequence MAEKIANKNKESFDVKNLILNGGIYLVLLLLLVLIVMKDPSFLSLLNIQNILTQSSVRIIIALGVAGLIVTQGTDLSVGRQVGMAALVSATLLQAMTNVNKVFKGLPTLPIPAVLLLVVVIGALIGLITGLIVAKLNVVPFVATMGTMVIVYGINSLYFDFVGASPVAGFDRKYSQVAQGALFQIGQLRLSYLIIYAVIAIVLMWILWNKTVFGKNLFAVGGNPEAARVSGVNVAKTILLVYMLSGVMYAIGGFLEAARIGSATNNLGFMYEMDAIAACVVGGVSFSGGVGKISGVVAGVIIFTLINYGLTYIGISPYWQYIIKGIIIITAVAIDVLKYRKNK
- a CDS encoding autotransporter-associated N-terminal domain-containing protein, with the protein product MTNNLKKIEKDLRSLAKRCKDIRYTKGLLLSFLMMGLLSFSEGLTSPGVKNAENSINQARKELNTSISDMKALFREAKRENDKLLKGSNLELIQLMEQGDQVVKSPWSSWQYGMNYFYSNWRGTYKGKGDKKEKYPYEGIYRRSDDLFLRSISPNSRNYSRYVASVHDDPFHSATTSTTGLGNASWGIESSVFDQEPVTTLNLLATVRPKEINKQAPVVNLGTIEGPEEISFSITPPEVSPGNPEIKDIRFDAPNPVSQEKPNYTGFSMKIEKFHDGIAGSTAANGYVEGQQVTLTNGQTTSSQINTTAVSFIDNVAAGVATPNNPNFVRSTGRVAVMTGQATGGGKPFKVHFDVNSNGEVTVNQNLVVDSSGYRIDEGNGNVISGAYTSTATAAAGKAAPTQRAFLEGGSRIGSLNTDVGKITNTSHVSLAGPLVAGLEIQSHGGSGTREVINSGTISDTVENTSYRGAYGLGGLMVPINVGGVLYKPGTTQVYDDADNTVTIPFTANSEIAGVKITRTSDVGEFVRDNNGNVTGIKITNYSGGYTGYKIGLIFTADKIGTGTNNLTNDGTIEFHGHHSIGIQVDADNSSSAVVNAVNNSGKNITLHGGNSIGMKLSSLVANTSKVENSGTISLGGGSSAGIAVLEETGSAIRAYTNNVKNTGTGIINVNAGESIGMYLKLGEADKIINDGTINVNAGSSVGMRVDRGTLASGGNPIADNNKDIKVTAGSGSMGMVALGNGTAGTATANNKSGAKITLAGTKNVGMHAENGGIIDNVSSITGTGTTLIGMQIYDNKSEGKHSGDITLTGAGSTGVYNKDGGKFTMTGGSITTSGGNTTGVFSNSGTNTTIEKGNIKSTGGGATLYAANAGTKINLGKIGGAATDVTLTAGNKSVLFYHNDDNDKDGTRKGEFNLVNNITATVESGGVAFGFKEVQSATDLSNAIKNMFGGGSSFTSKVNLTINNGGALFSVQNSNPASPAAAIKLSEMVTLSSGNDPASPLNITNGNFKIMTMRNGHLEVDQDVTLDSGSAYDRVDFVSSSVTVDSGKTITGSNALGRTAIGQRNDGTNNASMVVTNKGTIAMQNGPSGNLSSTAIAVETGKVLNDTGSKIQMTGEKAVGIYGATDSDITNKGDIEIATKGTGIVGANSLVKTTAANQNITILNDGKITGTAGEKVIGIYANNTHATAVSKIKNDTNGNIDLTAAKGSLGIYAGKSDLESKGNIKVGDESAGINAVNTKTVISGGNVEVGTKSIGFILEGIGKTSTTTFDGQAAGTLKINGQNSLGYYLVNADANTATNFKDNLVFNPGNNKYTYIYIKGNSATDRSKLVYNQAGKTIDTDGSVFIFGKDSDIKLDTAFTLTSTKNKVVAAYLKDSGTLTNEGSIDLSGDKSVALYGEAGGAIVNNKDIKIGTNSVGIYNKGASTGENGAAGTITLDGDYGIGMRSDNATGNTENKGKIESSKLRAVGMSSSNGSNAMTNTGTIDFSGQESIGMHTDNLGTAGHAVTNNGTITLVDANDETKPNIGIYSEHSNDVIVNNGKIEAGKNTLGIYGKAGGNITLGSASETKVGDNGVSVFTTGGNVDILNGAKVETGANNGVGVYYSGSNGTITNNTDKIKIGDNSFGFVIKGGTNNKFFSNSTGTVQLPDKSVYLYSADTTGTENTVINRTNLESTGGELAYGIYTNGGGANYGNINMTQGKGHVGIYSYLPHPTGAIPATVTPNVFKNYGRIDVSASDLTVATDQKNGIGMAAGYVKQRTEVENVLDANGNLVIDPVTGNPKTQTKIYRDIIGLGNIENHGTISVTTPNSIGMYAGGKGSIAKNYGRIELSGTDLNVGMFLEDGAVGYNYGTITTVGTGNSEQVGVAVLREATFHNYGKVNIDAEDGIGIAIGGKLTLVNRGEFTISGDRKTANMNNGTGTVTTTGDGSVAIATISDDSKIMGVLPVNQVGIIPKDGTYEAVVTYNGVEVPNVQTVDVIPDLARGKTTIQTAPIGIYVDTTGVNATRPINNLGLLSTRGIKYADLIIGTEAAEQTNEKYLKLSKDLIAPYNDMILQAQRQGLRRWQIYSSSLTWMAKAVQNKDTQVIENLYLVKVPYTVWVGQQSTPINSSDTYNFADGLDQRYGVEALGSRERKLFEKLNSIGNNEHILLSQAFDEMMGHQYGNTQQRMQATGTILDKEFTHLKKEWENKSKQSNKIKTFGSRGEYKTDTAGIIDYTNNAYGVAYVHEDETIKLGNSSGWYAGAVTNRFKLKDIGKSKEDTTMLKLGVFKTMSPSSDHNGNLQWTISGEGYASVSDMHRRYLVVDEIFGAKSTYYTYGVALKNELGYNIRTSERTSIRPYGSLKLEYGRFNGIKEKTGEIRLEIQSNNYHSIKPEVGIEFKYKQPMAVKTSFVTTLGLAYENELGKVGDVNNKGRVRFTNADWFGIRGEKDDRKGNFKADLNLGIENQRIGFTVNAGYDTKGKNIRGGIGLRAIF
- a CDS encoding ABC transporter ATP-binding protein, which codes for MLNDIKTLSGKEFKRLKKPVFLLVIDSLFYMMNYMMFYFTIVDLITETFTLNKIIVYTVIMIVANTIRYLFNRVGYTGIQSQGARIIQDLRLRMGDHLRNLNLGYFNKHNIGNVINIITNDLQDFEHVLTHTTSELIKLGILSVYLLLVTFAISPILGILQVIIAAAGAIFIVLGMKKSSKIALKKKHTMDNVVSRMVEYISGMELFKSYNLAGKKFKRLKDSFNELKKESINTEIALAPYILIFQLTVDISFALLLLASTQFFISGSINKIMFFSYIIIGLSLSNILKAFSGQYVFFQYMKLATDKLINVYNEKEISYEFKVMPFKNYDIKFENVSFSYEKDKPVLKNISFKAKQGTSTALVGSSGSGKTTVTNLIARFWDCQSGTISIDGIDITKIYPEELLTNISMIFQDVYLVNDTIENNIKLGKPDATHEEVVRAAKDASCHEFITELENSYDTVVGEGGSTLSGGEKQRISIARALLKDTPIILLDEATASLDADNEHEIRKSLDKLIKNKTVITIAHKLNTIKNYDQILVMSDGIIEEMGTHEELMKNRKRYYEMYTEMKKAQSNEYSLI